A single Mustela lutreola isolate mMusLut2 chromosome X, mMusLut2.pri, whole genome shotgun sequence DNA region contains:
- the ZCCHC18 gene encoding LOW QUALITY PROTEIN: zinc finger CCHC domain-containing protein 18 (The sequence of the model RefSeq protein was modified relative to this genomic sequence to represent the inferred CDS: inserted 7 bases in 5 codons; substituted 2 bases at 2 genomic stop codons) gives MASVIAPVGNSXWQNTPLPPWAPSILRSLGRSLGPLKVHMAERXVKLFFGRVVPAQGKETFENWLIQVNGVLPDWNMSEEEKLKRLLKTLRGPAREVMRLLQASNPNLSVADFVWAMKLVFGESESSVTTHGKFFNTLHAQGEKAFLYVICLEVQLQNAIQAGIXAQKDANQTRLQQLLLGSELNRDLHFRLKHILRIYANDQDHLPSFLELVKMIREEEDXNDTFMKPKRPKRSEVILERAASPVVFQGPQPIAISSTDFNVIEVDDTLDDSDEDVILVESQDPLLTSLEAPPLKXRARPLDPILVIDCTNCSWAQSPYTSGGSGYKNNGPGDVCRARKXKYTIFCSYCGEEGYSTETCNSESNKAQVIENLVITCXELTHTEKEKSKEVPGKHNDLFGPSVRY, from the exons CCTTGCCACCTTGGGCCCCTTCAATTTTGAGGTCCCTGGGGAGGAGTCTTGGTCCTTTAAAGGTCCACATGGCAGAAAG AGTGAAGTTGTTCTTCGGGAGAGTGGTGCCAGCCCAAGGGAAAGAAACCTTTGAAAACTGGCTGATCCAAGTCAATGGGGTCCTGCCTGATTGGAATATGTCTGAGGAAGAAAAGCTCAAACGCTTATTGAAAACACTTAGGGGTCCAGCCCGGGAGGTAATGCGTTTGCTCCAGGCCAGCAACCCCAATCTAAGTGTGGCTGATTTCGTGTGGGCGATGAAACTGGTGTTTGGGGAGTCTGAAAGCAGTGTCACCACTCATGGTAAATTTTTTAACACTCTGCACGCACAAGGGGAGAAAGCCTTCCTTTATGTGATCTGTTTGGAAGTGCAGCTCCAGAATGCTATTCAGGCAGGGAT AGCTCAGAAAGATGCCAACCAGACTCGCCTGCAGCAGCTCCTTTTAGGATCTGAGCTAAATAGGGACCTGCACTTTAGGCTAAAACATATTCTCAGGATATATGCAAATGATCAGGATCATCTTCCTAGTTTCTTGGAGTTAGTCAAGATGATAAGGGAGGAAGAGGATTAGAATGACACATTTATGAAACCAAAGCGACCCAAGAGGTCTGAGGTAATCTTGGAGAGGGCAGCAAGCCCTGTAGTATTTCAGGGCCCCCAGCCAATAGCAATCAGCAGCACTGACTTCAACGTAATAGAGGTAGATGATACCCTTGATGACTCAGATGAGGATGTTATCCTGGTGGAGTCTCAGGACCCTCTACTTACATCCCTGGAAGCCCCACCCCTCA AGAGGGCCAGACCTCTTGATCCAATACTGGTCATTGATTGCACCAACTGTTCCTGGGCTCAATCTCCTTACACCAGTGGGGGTTCTGGGTATAAGAATAATGGTCCTGGGGATGTGTGTAGAGCCAGGAAGTGAAAGTACACAATCTTCTGTTCATATTGTGGTGAGGAGGGCTACTCAACGGAAACCTGTAACAGTGAGAGCAACAAGGCCCAGGTGATTGAGAATCTCGTCATCACCT TAGAGCTGACACATACAGAGAAGGAGAAGTCAAAAGAGGTTCCTGGCAAACACAATGACCTCTTTGGGCCTTCAGTAAGGTATTAG